In Parasegetibacter sp. NRK P23, the genomic stretch AGCACCGACAAATGCATCAATCCCATGTTGTTCGGATTGCCCATCACGGATAATGTGGCCCCTTCCATTTTACGGCTTTCTTTGTACGACCGGAACAGGAGTGTTTATGAGCAGTCGCCAACCCTGTACCCCGTTAAAAAACTGGGCGGTAAATACGTGACCACACCCGCGATTATTTCCACCAGTCTCGAAAAAGTAAGCTTCGCCATCACCAGTTTCGATACACATACCGGCTCTTCTAACCTCAATGGCGTTTATACGATGCTGCTGTACGACAACGATGAAGCCGTGAACGGATTCCGGATGGAGAAAATCGGTTATGAAGATACCCGTTACCTGAACGCGCATATCGACTACCGCACCAAAGCCAATGGTGGCCCCTGGTTGCAGCACCTTTCTGAATTGCCCGGGTATATCAACAGCGTTTACAGGTCCTTTTCCGGCAATGGCGTGATCGACCTTTCAGATGGTGAAACCCACGATATCCGTATTGAAGTGCGCGATGCAGATGGAAACCTGTCTACCCTTTCTTTCAAAATCAGACAAACGACTCCTTACAAACCTGTAGCGCCGGCCGCAGGAAAAAGGTTTTACCCGTTGATGCTGGATGTGTATGAAAGTGAGGACCTTGAATTTTTCCTGGGGGAACAATCGCTGTACGATTCCGTGAGTATCAACCATACCCGCAGCGTTACCGCGGCGCCGGATGTTGTTTCTGCGGTGCATACCATCGGGGCAGCATACATTCCTTTGCAGGATTATTTCGCCATCCGCATCTTACCCAATAAACAAATAACCGCTGAACAAAAGCAACGTACACTCATGCAGCGCGTCACAGGGGCTAAAAAACAAGTGGTGAAAGTGGAGTGGCAACAAGACTGGGCCTTCGCGAAATTCAGGGACTTCGGTGTGTTCCGTTTGGTAGTGGATGAACAGCCGCCCGTTATTGTTCCCGTAGGATTTACCGACGCCACTGCAGCCACCTACCTTAAAACCGCGAAGCGTTTTGTTTTCACCGTTAAAGACAATTACGAGCAGTGGCAGAACTTCCGTGCTGAACTGGATGGGAAATGGTTGCGCTTCACCAACGATAAAGGACGCAACTACATTTATCCTGTAGATGAAAAATGTGGTCCCGGCGCGCACGAACTTAAAATAACCGTGGAGGATATCGCGGGAAATAAAACAGAGAAGATTTACAGTTTTACACGATAACTGGCACCAACGGAGATGGTGTTTTTCTGCCAACCCGTTACGGTGATTTCACGGATGATTCCAATGGCGAAAATTGCGTTAATTGGGTGAGAAACCGTGTTTTTGGGTTAACCCGGTGCCACCGACGTTGTTTTCTGCCCTTGCCCACGGTTATTTAACAACGGTTCTGTAGTGTTATAACGCGCTAACCTTTACGTGATTTTCCTTAAAGAAGATTTGAAATATCAGAACCTGCTCAAAAACTCCTCCACATACCTTCTTACCTCCGAAACCGGAGCAGTATGGTTGTTTATGAGGAACGAGAACACCAGCAGTTTCCCTTTTTTCGAATAGAGGTACCCACTAAGGGCTACCTGGTTGGAAAGTGTTCCCGTTTTCGCGAAGATGCGTCCCTTCTGACCGAGGTAATAATTTTTTAAAGTGCCTTCCCCTCCGGTAGGAAGAATATGTTTTAAACGATCCATACCAAATTCCTGCTGCATTTTCCTGAGCAGCCAGGTCATGGAGCGGGGCGTAACCAAGTTGTAACGACTTAACCCGCTGCCATCCACCCAGCGTGGTTTGTCGGGCATGGCGGCAAGCGGTCCCGTCATCATGGAATCGATGATGGATGCGGCATTGAAGTAACCTGTTTTCATATAGGAACAACAAAGCAGGAGTTGCTCCGCAAAGAAGTTATCACTCACGTGCATCATTGGACGAAGAACACTGTCCAGCGGACGACTGTAAACGGTTTGAGGGAACTCACGGCGAAGGGTGGAGGTAATACTGATGTCTTTCCGCAGGCTATCGTACAGCAATTCCAGGCCCGAACGGAGTGTATCGGTTACAAAAGGCACATCGGCGGTAGCCGAGGGTTCTTTCCCTTCCGCAATAAAAAAATGGTTGCTATCCTTCGCGCGCGATACGCCAAACGTATTGCCCTTCTTCCCGTAAAGAAAATTCACTTTCCAGTTGATGTCCGGTTCTGAAAGCACCAGTGTTTCCAATGAGTCCTCCACGGAAAGCGGTTGTTCATTTTTCCGTGTTTGTTGCACCCAATGGATCACATTGCCGTACACCGGGAAGGGACTTCTTTCCGGCATGTAATACGAATCATAATCATTCCAGGCCCATCCGGGACCGAAATGTTTTTCGTTCCAGTTGGCGGTGGTCATTGCAAGGGGAAGGCTGGTTTTTTTCAGGAAATCGAATACCGGCTGGTCCTTGAAATCAGGGTGTAAAAACGTGGGATCTCCTGTTGGAAAAAGGAAGATAGAATCGGTGGTTTCAACATAGTCCATGCCCGGCAATTGATCGTTCAGGACTGAAAGCGCCGTGTACAGGGAGAACAGCTTCATATTGGAAGCGGGGGTAAAGTATTTGTCGGCATTGTGTGCATAGAGCACTTCACCTGTTGTTGCATCGGAAACAACAACGCCCACGTGCGCGTTCTCCAGTACCGTTCCGCTGAAAGGAGCATTAATACTTGTAACAGTGGTTGCTTTTGGCGCGGAGCATCCTGTTAACAGCATCAATATAAAAACGGCGCCCACTGTTTTTTTCCTGTGTTTGAGGAAAGCTTTGGTGAGCGCCGGGATAGAATATGTACTAAACTTCTTCATGTTGCCATCTGTTCGTGGGCAACAATTTAGTTCATTTTATCAATTGCCGTTATTTCATCATGCGGATGGTTTTCTGATAGGTTTTACTTTGGAGTTTCAGTAAATAAATCCCGCGCTGAAGCGCGTCGTGTTGCAGCGGGAGATGGTGTTCTCCGGCAGACCTCATTCCTTTGGTCACCAGCTCTACCATACGTCCATGCACGTCCAGCAGTGTGATGGTCACGTCTTCGGCCTGGGGTAGTTTCAGGAAAACGAAAGCATTTGCCGCAACCGGGTTTGGCCTCACCTGGAAAACAAGTCCGGGGTTATTGATATCATCCACGGGCGTAATGGCGTTGGGGACGATTTTCACCGTTGCTTCAGCGCCCGTTTTCCCTGCTTCGGTGTTGCCGGCGTAATCTTTCGCGATGGAATAGAAGCGGTAAGTAGAGTCTTTTTGTCCGGTGAATACGGCTTCGGTGGCCGCGATATCGTAATGCCAGAGGGTGAAAGGACCATTGTTTATGGCAACATATACATCGTAGCCGCGAACTCCGGCGTGTGCATCGGAGCCGCTCCATTTCACCGTGAAGCTAGTATCCGGCGTTTGTGCGGGGAGCGTGTTCACCCTGCTTTGTGGCGCGGTAACATCTATGGTGTTCAGGTATTCATTGGTAACGATGGGCTTGTTGTTGTCGAAATAGATCAGCGCTTTGTTCCTGATGGCGGTTCCGGTATTGAAGCCGGGTTTCAGGGCAATGCTGAATGAAACGAAACCTTCTCCTTCCGCTTTGTTTTTGTTGGGGGCCAGGAAGCCATCCAATGGATCATCCGTAAGCTCCCTTGTAAGCGGATCAATGCTCAGGAAGCGCCAGGTTACCACTCCTGCCGCGGTATCCAGTTTGGCATCGAACCGCACGTGCAGGTCGGGCTTGGCGCTGCGGCGGAATACCGTTTGACCGGCATAAGCGTTCAATCCTGGAGGCGCTTTGTAGGTGGAGTCCGCGAAACCGTAAGCTGTTACCTGGAAGGTGGACAGGTCGAACTTCGATTTATCCAATGTATCTACAATGATTACTTCCTGCGCTGGGGCTGTTGCTGTGTCCACGTTCTCGAAGTATATGGTGTAGTTGAAGGGGGCGGAACCCTGTGTATAGTGTTGTGCGGTGTTGCCGGAGGGGCCTGTTTTTTCGTTGGGATCGAAGGAGGCGACCACCTGAACGCGCAATGATTCCAGTGCTTTGAACCCGAAAATACCTGAGCAGGCGAGTTTACTTTCGGCAGCTGCTTTCATCTTGTTCATAAAAATTCTTTTGAGCAATTTGTAAATGGCCTCTTTGGCATTTTTGCTTTTCATGAGGTCTACGATGTTTCTGCCATCACTTCCACAAGCAAGAATTATCCCAGGTCCTTGTTCAGCTATGCTTTGTAAAACAATATGCGGTAAAGAGAATGCCTGGCCGTAATACCACTTATGAATATCGCAATCGCCAATTTTGCCGTACGCTCTTTCCAGTGCATCGTAAGAAATCCCGGCACATGGGTGTTTCGTGAGTTTTTCCTGATTTGTTCGGAAAAACTGATCAACTTTTTGTTTGCATTTTATCTGATCAGTAAACGTTTCGTAAAGGCTTTTGTTGACTATAGTCGAGTTACAGTCAATGTATTGTGGGTTGGGGGGCGATCCGTAAATCGGGCTGAAAACAAACGCTTTTAGCTGTGTTTCCTTTACTGATTTTTGCGTTAAATCAAAGTCATATTTTATTGAGCTTTCTGCCGGAATTAAGGGTATAAGAAGCGGGTATATATCCATTGAGTCGTACCGGGAACTGAAAAGTGAATCTGTCGTAAAGTATGTCGATATAGAATCTTTGTGAATAGGACTGCTTTTTAAGGTGTATACTGTGAAGTCAAAGTCTATAGTTGATCCATGAGGCACTGCAATCCATATCGGAACCCCATGCGCATCAACATTACCTTTATTGGTTACATCAATTGAATATTTCTGCTTAATGCCAACTCTTGCACTGTTTCGTCCGGCTATAGTAATATTGAAGTCTGGTGTTGCCAATGGTTCAATTGTTATGGCATTCGCCAGCGTATAAGAACTGCCTTGTTGTTCCACGGTTAAGTCGTAAGATCCTTGTGGCGCATTTATGAGTTCGAAAGTTGTTACCAGTTCGTTCCCCCCCTTTCTTATTGATACATCCTTTCCTTGGTATTGTGCGCTACCATTCGTTATCGTGATGCTACCCGGATTGGCAAACCCTCCGCCCAAAATACTCACGGTAACACTCCCCGTATTTCCGCCCCTATTGGGATAGATGCTTTGCAGCGTCAGCGCATTCACAATTTGTTCAACGGTGTCCCTGTTACAGAAATTCTCCACCACCAGTTTCACGGTATAATTTCCGCCTTCCGCATATTTGTGAACAGGGTTAGAAACGGAGTCTATGCTTCCATCCCCAAAATCCCAGTAGTATTTTGTTGCGTCTCGGGAAGAGTCGATGAAACTGATTTCCGTACCCATTGCTATGTTTCCGAATTTCGCGGCTGCCACCGCGCCGCCGCACACTTTCACTTGTTTGCTGTGCACCAGGCTTTTCACCCCGGTATTGGTAACCGCGTAAAGAAACATGGTATATTCTTTTTCGCCTTGTAAGCCACTGAGGTCCGCGTCAAAATCCAGTGATACGGAGGCGGATGGTTCGGGAACCTTATAGGTATAGGTAGATGAAGTGTCTTCCGTATTTTGAAAGTAGTATTCAATGCGATCAATTTGCGCATCATTTCTTTCGTTCACGAAAAATGCGTAAGCCTGCGTTTGTCCCCATCGACCCTGATCATCTTTTGCACGAATGCCCAAAGTGTGGAACCCGACGGGTGTATTCGAAAGCGGAATAATGGCATTTAATGAACCATTCGCCGGAATGGTTACGGCCGTTGCTTTTCCCATACCCGGATCGTTGTCGATGAAATATTCGATGGCCGGAACGGTGCTGCCTGAATGTGGCTGCACATAGAATGCCTGGCTGTTCACATGCGACCATCTTCCATTGTCGTCACGTGTACGAATGAATAAAGTATGCATTCCTCCTGGAACAGTATTGAGCGGTATAAAAAAAGTACTGCCCGCTGGTGCGGAGGAAACGTTTACTGAAGTGCCCTTTCCTTCACCGGGATCGGTATCCAGGAAATATTCCGTTCTGTTGATTTGCGGAACGGAGGTTTCCTGTAAAAAGAATTGTGCCGATGTAGTATGTGACCATAACCCGGCGGAATTGGCGGCCCGGATGAAGAGGGTATGAAAACCGTTGGACAATGTACTCATAGGGAGCTGAAAGTTGCCTCCGGTTTGATTGCCCGTTGCAACAGAAAGGGGCATGCCTTTTCCCGCACCGGGATCGGCATCAAAAAAATATTCCACCCGCGCCACCTGGGCGTACGTATGGGGGCTCCATGCCGCGAGCAGCAGGATAAATAGGAGTGTACGCATGGCTTACTGGTTTGCTTTTACCTTGAGCTGAACCGGAAGCCCGGTTTGTTTGCTGCCGAAATTGTCGGCGGAAAACTCATAGATGGAAGGGACCGGTGGAACACCGGAGAGTACATAAGGATTTGTGCCGCCGAAAATCCCGGGCTGGGTATTGTTGTAACCCGCCGTAAGGTAAGGGGAGCCGGGCTTGATCTTGTATTGACCATCCGTGCTGTTGCCCGTTTTGCCCACAAAAAGATTGGTGGCATCGTAAGTCTGGTTGCCGTTGGTTGCCGGGAGTTGCCCGCTTCCGGTTAGGTTGTTCGCGATAGAGGATGCCTGGATGGTAAAATTGTTGTTCCCTACCAGGATATTATTTCTGAAAGTGCTGGCTTGCAACACCGCACCACGGAGAAAAATATTGTTTTCAACCAGGGAAAAGGTTCTGGGGTAGGTTACGCTTGACTGAAGGTTTAGGGTAGAGGAGATGATGTTGTTCTTTAAAACGATGCCTGTAAAAACGTGTCCACTGTTCGAATAATACACTCCTTCAAGCAGGTTCTGTACTATTTGTACATTGTTAGCGCCATTGAGTAGTATGATATCATAGGGAGAATAACAACGCATCACAATTACGTTCGGTGCTTCAATCTCAAACCTGTTGGCTGAACTGGTTTCAGCAAAGCTCAATCCGATAAATATACTTCCCGCGGCCGAAGCGTTTACGGTTATTTTGGAGAAAAGCGCCGGGGCGATGTTGGCCTGCGTTTCGGGGTTTTCGTTCAGCAGGAAACCAGGTCCTATCAATACCAGGCGCTTCGTGATCACCAGGTTCGCGTGAATCTTTGAAGTGCCTTCAATCATGAGGGTGTCGCCTGCCACCACTTCGGCCGCATCGTGCGCCTCTTTCACCGTGTTGTATATTTTTTGCGTCTTATCCGTAGTAAGCAGGTTGTTTACTCGGAAAACATTGGCTTTGGCAACAGTCACGCATAGGAAGAACAGTCCAAAAAAAAGTACATTTTTTTTCATATTGAGGGGCTTTAAATACTGATCGGGGGATATGGAGGCGGGCTTAGGATAGGACTGGAGCGGGAATGCACAATATAAAAACAAAAAACAAAAATGGCTTGTCACACCAAAGGGGACAAGCCATTTTTTATTCTACGCAATAATCTTTTACCCTCTTTCCATGGCACGGAGCCATCTTTCGGGAATATCGTTGTTGCTGGCCACCAGGTAATCGTGGTAGGAGCAGGCAATATATCTTTTATCGGGGAGTTGCATCCACCAGCGGCCGGTTTTTTTACTTTGCAGGAAAGTGGCTTCCACTTCCGCGAAGGCGAGGTGAAACGCGTTGAAAGCTGTTTCATCCGAGAGTGGCGCTTCGTTCTTTCCTTTGAACCTTCCGTCCACAACATACCATAGCATGTGCGCAATCTGCTTTGCGGTCATGTCCTGCACATCCATTGCGGGGTCGTAGCCATAGATGCCGATGGTGTTGATCCAGGGACTCAGGCCGGCTTGTCGCATCAGCACGCAGGCTTCTTCTCCGTTGAAACCGTTGGGGGTAATTCTGTTTACGGGGGCGTAGGCGTGGGCGATGGCCGCCACATCGAAGCTGAAAAGGCTGGCGTGGCGGATCACCGGCTCCATTTCTTCCGGTCTTTCTTTTACGTGCCCCACGCGGTAACAATCGAAGCGGAGTTTGTCGAGTGTTTCCAGCATACGGGGTTGAACGAGGTAGCTCTGGAAACCCACATGACTGAAATGCCGGATGAAGTTAGGTTCTGAGGTGAGCATTTCCATGAGGAAGTTATCGTTCCAGTGAACGGAGTCGATCGCCAGGTCGATGCGTGCATCCACGCAAACGGCTTCTATCACCCGTTCCAGGTTGGCGTAGGCTTTGTACTGCGCCAGGGTGAGGTCGTGGCTACCGCCGAGGATCACCACTGTTTTGCCCGCGGCGATGAGTTCCTGTAATACGGAATAAAGTGCGGCATAGGTATCGTTAAGGGAAGCGCCGGTTTTTACGTTCCCTATATCGGCGATCACCATATCGCGGTGCCAGTAATGCAACTGGTAGAATTGTTTACGGATGGCATCAGGCGCGGCATTGTTGTTCACCGGCCGACCGGTACCGCGTTGTTCGCCACAGCCCAGCAGAATAATATCCGCGTCGTCCAGATCGGGGAACTCCTCTTCGTAAGCTTTGATCACGGTGCCAAGCTGGCCTTCCTGGTAACCTTCATCGTCGGAAAGCGCGAACAGGTTCAGGGGTTCGAGGAAGTCTGCCAGTAACGTAAGAGAAGCCATACAACGATTTTGCCGCAAACCTACGCAAAACTGAATATCTTTGCCGCCATGGAGCAGATTGTACAACAAATTGAAGCCTGGAAATCAGAAATTGACCAGTTGCAGATCAGTAACGCTACAGCATTGGAGGAATACCGCATCCGGTTCCTTGGCACCAAGGGAATCGTGAAAGGACTGTTCGGAGAAATGAAGAATGTTCCCGCGGAGAAGAAAAAGGAATTCGGCGCCGTCCTGAATGTTTTCAAGCAGTTCGCCGAAGAAAAGTTTGAAGCCTGGAAACAACAGGTTTCCGAAGGCGGTGAAGGAGAGAGCGGACTCGACCTGAGCCTGCCCGCAGATGCGCTTCCGCTCGGTTCGCGCCATCCCATCACACTCGTAAGAAACAGGATCGTCTCCATCTTTCAGCGACTGGGCTTCTCCGTTGCCGAAGGTCCCGAGATTGAAGACGACTGGCACAACTTCTCCGCCCTCAATCTCCCGGAGAACCACCCCGCCCGCGATATGCAGGATACATTCTATGTAAAGAATCCGGAAACCGGGGGTGCCGACTGGCTCCTGCGTACCCACACTTCCAGCGTGCAGGTACGTGAAATGGAAAAAGGCAAACTGCCCATCCGCATCATCTGCCCCGGACGTGTATTCAGGAACGAAACCATCAGTGCAAGGGCGCACTGCTTTTTCCATCAGGTGGAAGGGTTGTACATCGCCGAAAATGTTTCTTTCGCCGACCTCAAACAAACCTTGTACTTCTTCGTACAGGAAATGTTCGGGAAAGACGTGAAAGTGCGCTTCCGCCCATCTTATTTCCCTTTCACGGAACCCAGCGCTGAAATGGACATCAGTTGCCTGATCTGCGGTGGCAAAGGCTGTAATGTTTGTAAACACACCGGCTGGGTGGAAATCCTGGGTTGCGGGATGGTGCATCCTAAAGTGCTGGAGAACTGCGGCATCGACCCCAACAAATACACCGGCTTCGCCTTCGGCATGGGCGTGGAAAGAATCACCATGCTGAAATACCAGATCAAAGACCTCCGCCTGTTCAGTGAGAACGATGTGCGATTTTTGAAACAGTTTGAAGGGGCGTAGGGAAATTCAACACAGATGAGTAAAAAAATCGCCATATGCGGCGCGGGCACAATGGGTAGCGGAATTGCACTCGTTTGTGCCCGTGCCGGTTTTGATACCCTGCTGTTCGACCTGCAGGCCGGAGCACTTGCCAAAGCGGAAACCGCAAACAAGCTGTTCCTGGAACAACAGCTGAACAAAGGAAGAATAGATGCGGCCACCATGAACGCTACACTGGAAAAGCTGGCTTATTCAGCTGATCCCAACGAAGTGAGGGCAGATATCATCATAGAAGCGATCGTGGAGCAAATGCCCGCTAAAATTGCATTGTTCTCCCAACTGGCCGCGCAGAACAGCGATGGTGCCATCTTCGCCAGCAATACTTCCTCGTTGTCGGTATCCACATTGGCTTCAGCCCTGCCACACCCTGAACGGGTGGCCGGATTGCATTTCTTCAATCCCGCGCCACTCATGAAACTGGTGGAAGTGGTAAAAGGTAATGCTACTTCAGAAGCTGTGATGGAAACCCTGGTCACTTTCACGCAACAACTCGGTAAAACACCCGTGGTTTGTAAAGACGCGCCCGGTTTTATCGTGAACCGCGTGGCAAGGCATTATTACCTGGAAGCCTTGCGCATCGCGGAACAAACCAACACTTCCTTTGAAACGATAGACGCCGCATTGGAAAACGCCGGTTTCAAAATGGGTCCCTTCCGGCTGATGGACATGATCGGTAACGACGTGAACTTCGCCGTTACCACTTCTCTTTATGAAGCGTGTGGCAACGCCCCGCGTTTTCAGCCTTCTCCCATACAGGCGGAGAAAGTAAGGAACAATGAACTGGGTCGGAAGACGGGTAAGGGCTACTATGCGTATTAAATTTGAATTTCAACATTCATCATTCAAAATTCCCCCATGATATTCGTTACAGGAGGCACAGGTTTGGTAGGATCACATCTGCTGGCGGCATTATCGGCGCAGGGTAAACAAGTGAAAGCGTTGTACCGCAAAGAACTTCCTGCTGCCTTACCGGGCATTGACTGGGTGCAGGGCGATATCATGGACATTCAACGGTTAGAGGAGCTGCTGGAAGGTGTGGAGGAAGTGTACCATTGCGCGGCCATCGTTTCTTTTCAGAAAGAAGAAAGAAAACAACTCCTGCGTTACAATGTGGAGGGCACAGCGAATGTGGTGAACGCCTGTATCGAAAAAGGTGTACGCAAACTTGTATTCGTAAGTTCCGTGGCGGCCCTGGGTCGGTTACGGGAAGGACAGGTGATCAACGAGACCATGCAATGGAGCGAGGCCACCAGCAACTCCGTTTACGGGAAGAGCAAGTTCCTCGCAGAGATGGAAGTATGGCGCGGCATGGGTGAAGGCTTGCAGGTGGCCGTGGTGAACCCGGTAATTATCCTTGGGGAAGGCGACTGGGGTAAAAGTTCTTCCGCGATCTTTAAAACCGTGTACAACGAATTTCCCTGGTATACCGAGGGTACCACCGGCTTCGTGGATGTGAAAGATGTGGTGAAAGCCATGATGCTGTTGATGGAAAGTGATATCTCCGGAAGAAGGTTCATCCTCAGCGGAAAAGTGGACACGTACCGCAATGTATTTTCCGCCATCGCGAAAGGCATGAATAAGAAACCACCACACAAAAAGGTTACGCCAATACTTGCTAAAGTTGTATGGCGACTGGAAGCGGTGAAAGCATGGTTTACCGGTAAAACGCCACTGGTAACAAAAGAAACCACCCGCACGGCTATGGCGAAGGTCTCTTTTGATAACAGCAGGTCTCTGAAAGAAATTCCGGGATTCTCTTACACGGATTTTGACGAAAGCATCGGGCGCATCGCGCGTTACTACGCTACTTCAGTTTCTCCCACATAGCTGGGATGCGTTTGATCCAAACCAGTTCACGTTTTTTCATACCGGC encodes the following:
- a CDS encoding NAD-dependent epimerase/dehydratase family protein; the protein is MIFVTGGTGLVGSHLLAALSAQGKQVKALYRKELPAALPGIDWVQGDIMDIQRLEELLEGVEEVYHCAAIVSFQKEERKQLLRYNVEGTANVVNACIEKGVRKLVFVSSVAALGRLREGQVINETMQWSEATSNSVYGKSKFLAEMEVWRGMGEGLQVAVVNPVIILGEGDWGKSSSAIFKTVYNEFPWYTEGTTGFVDVKDVVKAMMLLMESDISGRRFILSGKVDTYRNVFSAIAKGMNKKPPHKKVTPILAKVVWRLEAVKAWFTGKTPLVTKETTRTAMAKVSFDNSRSLKEIPGFSYTDFDESIGRIARYYATSVSPT
- a CDS encoding arginase family protein, encoding MASLTLLADFLEPLNLFALSDDEGYQEGQLGTVIKAYEEEFPDLDDADIILLGCGEQRGTGRPVNNNAAPDAIRKQFYQLHYWHRDMVIADIGNVKTGASLNDTYAALYSVLQELIAAGKTVVILGGSHDLTLAQYKAYANLERVIEAVCVDARIDLAIDSVHWNDNFLMEMLTSEPNFIRHFSHVGFQSYLVQPRMLETLDKLRFDCYRVGHVKERPEEMEPVIRHASLFSFDVAAIAHAYAPVNRITPNGFNGEEACVLMRQAGLSPWINTIGIYGYDPAMDVQDMTAKQIAHMLWYVVDGRFKGKNEAPLSDETAFNAFHLAFAEVEATFLQSKKTGRWWMQLPDKRYIACSYHDYLVASNNDIPERWLRAMERG
- a CDS encoding D-alanyl-D-alanine carboxypeptidase/D-alanyl-D-alanine-endopeptidase → MKKFSTYSIPALTKAFLKHRKKTVGAVFILMLLTGCSAPKATTVTSINAPFSGTVLENAHVGVVVSDATTGEVLYAHNADKYFTPASNMKLFSLYTALSVLNDQLPGMDYVETTDSIFLFPTGDPTFLHPDFKDQPVFDFLKKTSLPLAMTTANWNEKHFGPGWAWNDYDSYYMPERSPFPVYGNVIHWVQQTRKNEQPLSVEDSLETLVLSEPDINWKVNFLYGKKGNTFGVSRAKDSNHFFIAEGKEPSATADVPFVTDTLRSGLELLYDSLRKDISITSTLRREFPQTVYSRPLDSVLRPMMHVSDNFFAEQLLLCCSYMKTGYFNAASIIDSMMTGPLAAMPDKPRWVDGSGLSRYNLVTPRSMTWLLRKMQQEFGMDRLKHILPTGGEGTLKNYYLGQKGRIFAKTGTLSNQVALSGYLYSKKGKLLVFSFLINNHTAPVSEVRRYVEEFLSRF
- the pheS gene encoding phenylalanine--tRNA ligase subunit alpha, with product MEQIVQQIEAWKSEIDQLQISNATALEEYRIRFLGTKGIVKGLFGEMKNVPAEKKKEFGAVLNVFKQFAEEKFEAWKQQVSEGGEGESGLDLSLPADALPLGSRHPITLVRNRIVSIFQRLGFSVAEGPEIEDDWHNFSALNLPENHPARDMQDTFYVKNPETGGADWLLRTHTSSVQVREMEKGKLPIRIICPGRVFRNETISARAHCFFHQVEGLYIAENVSFADLKQTLYFFVQEMFGKDVKVRFRPSYFPFTEPSAEMDISCLICGGKGCNVCKHTGWVEILGCGMVHPKVLENCGIDPNKYTGFAFGMGVERITMLKYQIKDLRLFSENDVRFLKQFEGA
- a CDS encoding M23 family metallopeptidase, whose translation is MAKTRKFSEKCGIILFLGIFYLLPVRAQLFPATAYPHNFFRNPLNIPISLSGNFGELRSNHYHMGLDLKTQARENLPVHAAADGYVARIKVEPGGFGRAIYLNHPNGLTTLYAHLNDFYPELERYVREQQYKQESWPVYLDIPPTLFPVKKGQFIAYSGNTGGSGGPHVHFEIRETSTDKCINPMLFGLPITDNVAPSILRLSLYDRNRSVYEQSPTLYPVKKLGGKYVTTPAIISTSLEKVSFAITSFDTHTGSSNLNGVYTMLLYDNDEAVNGFRMEKIGYEDTRYLNAHIDYRTKANGGPWLQHLSELPGYINSVYRSFSGNGVIDLSDGETHDIRIEVRDADGNLSTLSFKIRQTTPYKPVAPAAGKRFYPLMLDVYESEDLEFFLGEQSLYDSVSINHTRSVTAAPDVVSAVHTIGAAYIPLQDYFAIRILPNKQITAEQKQRTLMQRVTGAKKQVVKVEWQQDWAFAKFRDFGVFRLVVDEQPPVIVPVGFTDATAATYLKTAKRFVFTVKDNYEQWQNFRAELDGKWLRFTNDKGRNYIYPVDEKCGPGAHELKITVEDIAGNKTEKIYSFTR
- a CDS encoding 3-hydroxyacyl-CoA dehydrogenase family protein, which encodes MSKKIAICGAGTMGSGIALVCARAGFDTLLFDLQAGALAKAETANKLFLEQQLNKGRIDAATMNATLEKLAYSADPNEVRADIIIEAIVEQMPAKIALFSQLAAQNSDGAIFASNTSSLSVSTLASALPHPERVAGLHFFNPAPLMKLVEVVKGNATSEAVMETLVTFTQQLGKTPVVCKDAPGFIVNRVARHYYLEALRIAEQTNTSFETIDAALENAGFKMGPFRLMDMIGNDVNFAVTTSLYEACGNAPRFQPSPIQAEKVRNNELGRKTGKGYYAY
- a CDS encoding PKD domain-containing protein is translated as MRTLLFILLLAAWSPHTYAQVARVEYFFDADPGAGKGMPLSVATGNQTGGNFQLPMSTLSNGFHTLFIRAANSAGLWSHTTSAQFFLQETSVPQINRTEYFLDTDPGEGKGTSVNVSSAPAGSTFFIPLNTVPGGMHTLFIRTRDDNGRWSHVNSQAFYVQPHSGSTVPAIEYFIDNDPGMGKATAVTIPANGSLNAIIPLSNTPVGFHTLGIRAKDDQGRWGQTQAYAFFVNERNDAQIDRIEYYFQNTEDTSSTYTYKVPEPSASVSLDFDADLSGLQGEKEYTMFLYAVTNTGVKSLVHSKQVKVCGGAVAAAKFGNIAMGTEISFIDSSRDATKYYWDFGDGSIDSVSNPVHKYAEGGNYTVKLVVENFCNRDTVEQIVNALTLQSIYPNRGGNTGSVTVSILGGGFANPGSITITNGSAQYQGKDVSIRKGGNELVTTFELINAPQGSYDLTVEQQGSSYTLANAITIEPLATPDFNITIAGRNSARVGIKQKYSIDVTNKGNVDAHGVPIWIAVPHGSTIDFDFTVYTLKSSPIHKDSISTYFTTDSLFSSRYDSMDIYPLLIPLIPAESSIKYDFDLTQKSVKETQLKAFVFSPIYGSPPNPQYIDCNSTIVNKSLYETFTDQIKCKQKVDQFFRTNQEKLTKHPCAGISYDALERAYGKIGDCDIHKWYYGQAFSLPHIVLQSIAEQGPGIILACGSDGRNIVDLMKSKNAKEAIYKLLKRIFMNKMKAAAESKLACSGIFGFKALESLRVQVVASFDPNEKTGPSGNTAQHYTQGSAPFNYTIYFENVDTATAPAQEVIIVDTLDKSKFDLSTFQVTAYGFADSTYKAPPGLNAYAGQTVFRRSAKPDLHVRFDAKLDTAAGVVTWRFLSIDPLTRELTDDPLDGFLAPNKNKAEGEGFVSFSIALKPGFNTGTAIRNKALIYFDNNKPIVTNEYLNTIDVTAPQSRVNTLPAQTPDTSFTVKWSGSDAHAGVRGYDVYVAINNGPFTLWHYDIAATEAVFTGQKDSTYRFYSIAKDYAGNTEAGKTGAEATVKIVPNAITPVDDINNPGLVFQVRPNPVAANAFVFLKLPQAEDVTITLLDVHGRMVELVTKGMRSAGEHHLPLQHDALQRGIYLLKLQSKTYQKTIRMMK